A genomic region of Vespa crabro chromosome 19, iyVesCrab1.2, whole genome shotgun sequence contains the following coding sequences:
- the LOC124430857 gene encoding CD109 antigen, with translation MWLLILLLTVLGGNCQETLETTRSPWLSGNKNENIIIKDATYFVVASRMVRPGQIYRIAVSVLHSSLPMVIRSSIQRNGVEIAADHQEVKEGIPETLLMRMPLTSVQGDYNLRIEGLYNSLTGGQAFLNETKLIFSQRSMTIFIQLDKPVYMQGETIRFRAVPIDTELKAFNSPIDVYMLDPHRRIMRRWLSRQSNLGTVSLSYQLSDQPVFGEWIIQVIAQGQVEEKRFLVEEYYQTRFEVNVTMPAFFFENDPYIHGIVQANYTSGAPVKGNLTLKASFKPIDRTGSSSTQIEPIERYFNFNEYYPAWFKQPNIYEEKVPVMRFFNGTYHFQYPMAELLNFAPSLDGMEVSIVATVGERFLDEIVVGYSMARIFNSTIKVYFLGGTPQVFKPAMPFTVHLVASFHDNSALRVTQLKGATMEIRGEVEIKSGGRRSMDSQYLKPSSEYEGIWSTKIDLREQIGYPQNAEQTQQMLNDITSMKISAYFTDGEGFRAQSELLLFAHESPNQKHIKIITSTEKAKVGEYIIFHVQTNFHIDYFNYIIMAKGTILLSGQEYMQHNIKTFAIPLSPEMAPVATAVVYYVGHYGDVVADSLTFPVNGISRNNFTVFINNKKARTGENVEVAIYGEPGAYVALSGIDRSFYTMQAGNELTYANVISKMAHFDEDTNGTYSHTWLLHGGDPDEMVYFPSSTFGIDVNRTFEYIGLVVFTDALIYRRPDHCNRTQGYGECLSGRCYKLEKKCDGMFDCEDGTDEARCQHGNATDILEFRKWRFNRIQRQYENVWLWKDINIGPHGRQIFNIDVPRRPVHWMVTVFGMSPSKGFGMLPKALEYTGILPFYINVEMPTHSKQGEQIGIRVSVFNYMRGDIEATVVLTGSKDYKFVHVEDNGIVQSYKPRTSFGEHQFFLWIHAQDATVVYLPIVPVRLGDIKIHIYATTLIGRDSVTRTLHVEADGLPQHRHQSILLDLSNRAYVFQYMHVNITETPIISYDENRYYVFGSNKATISVVGDVVGPIFPTMPVNATSLIDLPMDCAEQNMFSFAANMYTTLYMRLVNQRNRTQEKESFYYMNIGYQRQLSFMNPDGSFSLFRSDWNQSASSVWLTAYCARIFQEASFYEWENYLYIDPDVITQAVSWVLKHQTPEGSFYEVTWLPDRKMNSSLNYNSDIIRFRNISLTAHVLITLETVRDLTGGLGSQVALASANAIKWLERNMKLLEEKGKPYDVAIVSYALLMAKASTAEQAFNILTRHARREGGLTYWGREPVPPPPQKLENQKPFLLPRLPYKYDAENIETTAYALLVYVARQEVMIEPIVKWLNAQRLTDGGWASTQDTAWAMKALMDYTVRSRIRDVSSLNVTIEATALPGKTQILSVNPSNLARLQSIEIPEAWGTVKVQAKGAGYAILQMSVQYNVDIKRFQTQPPVQAFDLITRANFHGRNQSHISYLSCQRWTNIDESSRSGMAVLDVAIPTGYIIQQQNLDKYVLSRKVRNLQRARFQGRKVLFYFDYLDQEETCINFTIERWYPVANMSRYLPIRVYDYYAPERFNESIFDALPTYTLNICEVCGSSQCPYCPIYNTATILVSSTNLIFITTILITIMRYYRTQEFNVG, from the exons ATGTGGCTTTTGATTCTATTATTAACTGTGCTCGGTGGTAATTGTCAAGAAACTTTAGAAACAACTCGGTCTCCATGGCTTAGtggaaacaaaaatgaaaatataataataaaagatgc CACATATTTTGTGGTGGCATCGCGTATGGTACGCCCAGGGCAGATTTATCGAATAGCTGTAAGTGTTTTACATAGTTCACTACCAATGGTCATACGTTCTTCTATACAACGTAATGGAGTAGAAATTGCAGCTGATCATCAAGAAGTTAAAGAGGGTATACCAGAAACATTATTAATGCGTATGCCACTTACTTCCGTACAAGGGGATTATAACTTACGCATCGAAGGATTATATAATAGTTTGACCGGAGGTCAAGCCTTTTTAAATGAAACTAAACTTATTTTTTCCCAAAGATCTATGACAATTTTCATCCAGCTAGATAAGCCAGTATATATGCAGGGAGAAACAATACGGTTTAGAGCCGTACCTATTGACACCGAATTAAAAGCATTTAATAGTCCTATCGATGTCTATATGCTAGATCCACATAGACGTATTATGAGACGTTGGCTGAGCAGACAAAGTAATTTAGGAACTGTCTCTTTATCGTACCAGTTGTCAGATCAACCAGTTTTTGGAGAATGGATCATACAAGTTATAGCTCAAGGAcaagtagaagagaaaagatttttggtAGAAGAATATTATCAAACACGCTTCGAAGTTAATGTCACGATGCCagcattttttttcgaaaatgatCCATACATTCATGGCATTGTTCAAGCAAATTATACATCTGGAGCACCTGTAAAAGGAAATTTAACGCTAAAGGCCTCTTTCAAACCTATAGATAGAACTGGAAGTTCATCAACGCAAATAGAGCCtattgaaagatattttaattttaatgaatattatccCGCATGGTTTAAACAACCAAACATTTATGAGGAGAAAGTGCCTGTAATGAGATTTTTTAATGGAACatatcattttcaatatcCAATGGCAGAATTACTTAATTTTGCTCCATCTTTGGATGGAATGGAAGTGAGCATTGTTGCGACAGTTGGAGAAAGATTTTTAGATGAAATTGTTGTTGGTTATTCTATGGCTAGGATATTTAATTCAAccataaaagtatattttctaGGTGGCACTCCACAGGTATTCAAGCCAGCTATGCCTTTTACCGTGCATTTAGTTGCATCTTTTCACGACAATTCAGCATTACGAGTTACTCAACTTAAAGGAGCAACAATGGAAATACGCGGAGAAGTTGAGATAAAGTCTGGTGGACGAAGATCTATGGATTCACAATATCTGAAACCTTCTTCAGAGTACGAGGGTATTTGGTCTACAAAAATAGATCTCAGAGAACAAATTGGATATCCACAAAATGCGGAACAAACTCAACAAATGCTCAATGATATCACTTCTATGAAAATATCTGCTTATTTTACCGATGGCGAAGGATTTAGAGCTCAAtcggaattattattattcgcacATGAATCTCCAAATCagaaacatataaaaataataacgtcaacTGAAAAAGCTAAAGTTGGAGAATACATAATATTTCATGTACAGACAAACTTTCatatagattattttaattatattatcatggCTAAAGGAACAATACTTCTAAGTGGGCAAGAATACATGCAgcataatataaaaacttttGCAATTCCATTAAGCCCTGAAATGGCTCCTGTTGCAACTGCAGTTGTATATTATGTTGGCCATTATGGGGATGTTGTTGCAGATTCTTTAACTTTCCCTGTAAATGGCATCTctcgtaataattttacagtatttattaataacaaaaaagcaCGTACAGGTGAAAATGTGGAAGTTGCCATTTATGGAGAGCCAGGAGCATATGTTGCGCTTTCGGgtatcgatcgatcctttTACACTATGCAAGCTGGTAATGAATTAACTTATGCAAATGTTATATCGAAGATGGCACACTTTGACGAAGATACGAATGGAACATACTCTCATACTTGGTTGCTTCATGGCGGAGATCCTGATGAAATGGTTTATTTTCCATCCTCTACATTTGGGATAGATGTAAATCGCACTTTCGAATATATTGGATTAGTTGTTTTTACAGATGCACTGATCTATAGACGTCCAGATCATTGCAATAGAACCCAAGGATATGGAGAGTGCCTCTCGGGCCGTTgttataaattagaaaaaaagtgcGATGGGATGTTTGATTGTGAAGATGGTACAGATGAAGCACGCTGTCAGCATGGCAATGCAACTGATATTTTAGAGTTTAGAAAGTGGCGTTTTAATAGGATTCAAAGACAATATGAAAATGTTTGGCTTTGGAAAGATATAAACATAGGACCACATGGTAGACAAATTTTCAACATAGATGTGCCACGCAGACCGGTTCATTGGATGGTCACAGTTTTTGGCATGTCTCCGAGCAAAGGTTTTGGAATGTTACCTAAAGCATTGGAATATACAGGAATTCTgccattttatattaatgtagAGATGCCAACGCACAGTAAACAAGGCGAACAGATTGGCATAAGAGTGTccgtttttaattatatgcGTGGCGATATCGAGGCAACAGTTGTTTTAACAGGATCTAAAGATTACAAATTTGTTCACGTTGAAGATAATGGGATTGTTCAGTCATATAAACCACGCACTTCTTTTGGAGAACATCAATTCTTTTTATGGATACATGCTCAAGATGCAACCGTTGTATATCTACCAATTGTTCCAGTAAGACTGGGTGacattaaaatacatatttatgcaACGACATTAATAGGACGTGATTCGGTTACACGCACCTTACATGTAGAAGCTGATGGCCTACCTCAACATAGACATCAATCTATTCTCCTTGATTTAAGTAACAGAGCGTATGTATTCCAATACATGCACGTTAACATTACAGAAACACCAATTATATCTTATGATGAAAATCGTTATTACGTGTTTGGATCAAACAAGGCAACCATAAGTGTAGTTGGGGATGTGGTTGGACCTATATTTCCAACAATGCCTGTCAATGCTACAAGTCTTATAGATCTTCCAATGGATTGTGCTGAACAGAATATGTTCAGTTTTGCCGCTAATATGTATACGACATTGTATATGCGTCTAGTCAATCAACGCAATAGAACGCAAGAGAAGGAAAGCTTTTATTATATGAACATTGGATATCAACGCCAGCTTTCGTTTATGAATCCTGACGGATCTTTTAGCCTTTTTCGCAGTGATTGGAACCAATCTGCATCTAGTGTATGGCTCACTGCTTATTGTGCGCGCATCTTTCAAGAAGCAAGTTTTTATGAATGGGAAAACTATCTATACATAGATCCCGATGTAATCACACAAGCTGTTTCTTGGGTATTAAAGCATCAAACTCCAGAAGGATCATTTTACGAAGTGACATGGTTACCAGATCGAAAAATGAATAGCTCTCTcaattataatagtgatataATAAGGTTCAGAAATATTAGTCTTACTGCTCATGTGCTTATTACATTGGAAACTGTAAGAGATTTGACAGGTGGTTTGGGTTCTCAAGTAGCTTTAGCTTCTGCAAATGCCATTAAATGGTtagagagaaatatgaaaCTTTTAGAAGAAAAGGGCAAACCATACGACGTTGCTATCGTATCATATGCATTATTAATGGCGAAAGCTTCTACAGCAGAACAAgcatttaatattttgacTAGGCACGCACGTAGAGAAGGTGGTTTAACTTATTGGGGCAGAGAACCTGTTCCACCTCCGCCACAAAAATTGGAAAATCAAAAACCATTCCTCCTCCCACGTTTACCTTACAAGTATGATGcagaaaatatagaaacaaCAGCATATGCACTTCTTGTCTATGTCGCAAGACAAGAGGTAATGATAGAACCAATAGTAAAATGGCTAAATGCACAGAGATTGACAGATGGTGGATGGGCTTCCACGCAAGATACCGCGTGGGCTATGAAAGCTTTAATGGATTATACCGTCCGATCTAGAATTAGGGATGTTAGTTCATTAAATGTAACAATAGAAGCTACAGCTTTACCTGGGAAGACACAAATATTATCTGTAAATCCAAGCAATCTTGCAAGACTTCAATCTATCGAG atacCTGAAGCATGGGGAACCGTAAAAGTGCAAGCGAAGGGTGCTGGATATGCAATATTGCAAATGTCAGTGCAATATAATGTTGACATTAAAAGATTTCAGACTCAGCCACCTGTGCAGGCATTTGATTTAATAACCAGAGCTAATTTCCATGGTAGAAATCAATCTCACATTTCATATCTCAGTTGTCAGAG GTGGACAAACATTGATGAATCATCCCGCTCTGGAATGGCAGTTTTGGACGTAGCCATTCCAACTGGTTACATAATTCAACAACAAAATCttgataaatatgtattatcaaGGAAAGTAAGGAACTTACAAAGAGCACGGTTTCAAGGCAGAAAAGTCTTAttctattttgattatttagaTCAGGAAGAAActtgtattaattttacaatagaaAGATGGTATCCAGTTGCAAACATGTCACGATATCTTCCCATCAGAGTCTATGATTATTATGCTCCAGAACGGTTCAATGAATCTATATTTGATGCTTTACCAACTTACACTCTAAACATCTGTGAGGTGTGTGGTAGTTCGCAATGTCCGTATTGTCCCATTTACAATACTGCTACTATTTTGGTGTCTTCAACaaatcttatctttattacaactattttaataactataatgagaTACTATCGAACACAAGAATTCAACGTAGGATAG